From a region of the Arachis ipaensis cultivar K30076 chromosome B09, Araip1.1, whole genome shotgun sequence genome:
- the LOC107614984 gene encoding putative F-box/LRR-repeat protein At3g58880: MVEKMDQISSLPEIILHDILSRLPEKDAIKTSVLSKTWREILYTFPILSICDRESIRRSSKRKKDQQIKTFLDYGKQRLLRFSDQGLAIKEFKLKLSLSCFDLQLIYPDVDQWLKLASECDVQTLKLCLPTLKEDDPCLCYILHPGVIEARSLNKLVLKGRIRFDKEFLNPSVKFSSLRVLSLSYVLFDDEGAIEHVISHCPLIEQITLKWCYVYNPQGAGDMQISLMKSVSMHGLQNLKGVDIQGVQNVYIDAPNIEKIYYVADSYEPSKMNFDGCGNLRALTLMNMNIEFLFTDLWFLHLSSKFPFLESLELVECSMFEYISISSSQLKSLVLSNCSTMDLLEIDTPNLLSFRYYYAGDDLPSISFLSCSNRLEVNVRLNMTHPRLYQLGKFVEQFKPQKLLTSLSLSIHPCIPFDESFYDDQYLDVKVTSSVKNDVNVVDFVHLKSLLGGLSSSDNANISFRLK, from the exons ATGGTTGAAAAGATGGACCAGATATCCAGTTTACCAGAAATCATACTTCATGACATTCTCTCAAGACTGCCAGAGAAAGATGCTATCAAGACTAGTGTTTTGTCTAAGACATGGAGAGAAATATTATATACCTTTCCAATTTTGTCGATTTGTGACCGAGAATCTATTAGgaggtcttccaagaggaagaaagatcaacaaattaAGACATTCCTTGATTATGGCAAGCAAAGATTGCTGAGGTTCAGTGACCAAGGCTTAGCAATCAAAGAATTCAAGCTCAAGCTTAGTTTATCCTGCTTTGACCTTCAGCTTATATACCCTGATGTTGATCAGTGGCTTAAGTTAGCTAGTGAATGTGATGTCCAGACCCTAAAGCTTTGCCTGCCTACTTTAAAAGAGGATGATCCGTGCCTATGTTATATCTTGCATCCAGGTGTCATTGAAGCAAGATCACTTAATAAGTTAGTGCTGAAGGGGAGAATCAGATTTGACAAAGAATTCCTGAATCCTTCAGTCAAGTTTTCCTCACTCCGTGTATTATCCTTGAGCTATGTCCTTTTTGATGACGAAGGTGCTATCGAGCATGTTATTTCTCATTGTCCTTTAATTGAGCAGATAACCTTGAAGTGGTGTTATGTATACAACCCCCAAGGTGCCGGTGATATGCAAATTTCTCTTATGAAATCAGTAAGCATGCATGGTCTACAAAATCTCAAGGGAGTTGATATTCAGGGAGTACAAAATGTTTATATTGATGCTCCAAATATTGAGAAAATATATTATGTTGCTGACAGTTATGAGCCCTCCAAGATGAATTTTGATGGTTGTGGAAATTTGAGAGCTTTGACCTTAATGAATATGAACATTGAATTTCTTTTTACAGATTTATGGTTTCTTCATCTATCTTCCAAATTTCCTTTCCTTGAGAGTTTGGAATTGGTTGAATGCTCCATGTTTGAGTACATTAGTATTTCAAGTTCTCAACTCAAGTCTTTGGTGTTATCTAATTGCTCTACCATGGATTTGCTTGAAATTGACACTCCAAATCTATTATCATTTCGATACTATTATGCTGGTGATGACTTACCTTCCATATCTTTTCTAAGCTGTTCTAATCGACTGGAAGTAAATGTTCGGCTCAATATGACTCATCCACGTCTTTACCAGTTGGGGAAATTTGTCGAACAATTTAAACCACAAAAGTTATTGACATCACTCTCCCTCTCCATCCATCCCTGCATCCCTTTTGATGAGAGTTTTTATGATGATCAATATCTT GATGTCAAGGTCACAAGCTCAGTCAAGAATGATGTGAATGTTGTTGATTTTGTTCATCTCAAATCTCTCTTAGGTGGATTGTCAAGTTCTGATAATGCAAATATTAGTTTTAGATTAAAGTAG